The window CCAACTCGATGATGGCGGTGATTTCCACTTCGTCCTTATTCCATGTTTGGAACTCAATGTCCGCATAACTGGTCGTGATGTTCAACTCCGTGTCCTTGTTGACATTGAAAGTTTCTTTGTAGGTTTTGGACTTTTGTTGTGCCATACCGGTAAAACCGACGAGCACAAGCAGCAATCCACTACACCATATTTGATGATTCCTGTTCATTTTTTGATGATTTTAATTGATTTAACTTTGATTTTAATTTTTGCAACAACTGCAACCGTAGCTGTAGGTTGTTCACCAAGGCACTGATGGTCTGGTCGTTGGGACCCAATTCGTTCAGTTCTTGGTTCAATCGTTGATATTCTTGATTCAGTTCGGCCAAACGTTCCATATAACTGTCCACCAATTCCTTGTTCCCAGGGTCGTCGGCCAAATCGGACAATTGTAGGTTGATGTTGGTCGTATAATAGGTTTCTATTTTTTTAAGGTCTGGAGACAAGTCACCCAAGGAAATACCCTGCGCCTCCCCACTAGGATTGTTTCGGTCCACTACCGTTACTTTTTCATCGGGCAAAGGAGTATCCGAACTAGAGAAATAGTAGATGGACAGTCCAAGTACTACAACAACCGAAGCTGCTATCTGCATCCAAAGGGAAAACACCTTTTGTTTTGGAGGGTTTTTGGGGAGTTCCTGCTCCAACTTGGCAAAGAACCGGTCCTCATGTCCCTCTTTCATGGTAAAACCTCGCTCCTTCCTTTCCTTTTCAAACAATTTTCTAAGATCACGTGCCATAAGCCAAATCCTTTAATTTTTCTTTCAGTTGTGCCTTTCCTCTTAAGAGCCTCGTTCTAGATGTTGTTTCCGTTATGTCCAGAATTTCGGAAATCTCACTGTGGTCGTATCCTTCCACCAGAAACAATTGCACTACATATTTATATTTTGGTGCCAGTTCGTCGATGGCTTCCTTGACCTGATCCATGGAGATGCCTTCTTCCACAGACCAGTCATCATCGGCGGCAACTTGCATATAATTTTCGTTTAACTCTACCGTTCGTTGGTGTTTCGACTTTAAAAAGTCGATACTCCCATTCACCACTATACGTTTCAACCAAGCCCCGAACGTGACATCACCCTTAAACTGCTCAATCCGCTGAAACGCCTTTATGAACGAATCCTGCAACACATCTTCGGCATCATCCGGATTTTTAAGGAACCGCATGGCCACACAGAACATCCCATCGCAATACTGACGGTACAGTTTCATTTGTGCATGACGGTCGTTTGCCTTGCACTGCTCTACAAGCTCGATATGGAGCGCACTTGGTTCTATGTTCGGTTTTTTTAGTGGTTCTGTACTAAGGACGATGCAAAAAACGCAACGTTGCAAATTAGGTAGTTTTTGGCGTATTTTTAACAAAAAAGCCCCGCTGCACATCACAACGGGGCTCATTTTTAATAGGTTACGCAGTTTATTCGTCCAACATTAAGTTTAAGTGAACGGTGATATTATCGCGGGTAGCCTTGCTATACGGGCACATTTCGTGGGCTTCCTTGATAATGGTCTCCCCCATTTCCTTGTCTACCGTAGGTAAATAGGTATCCAAGGTCACTTCCAAGAAAAAACCATCCTCTTCCTTATTAAAGGCCACAATGGCGGTTACATTAAAATCCCCTAGGTCGTCAATATTGTGATTTTTGGCTACGGCCTGCACGGCACCGGCATAGCAGGTGGAATAGGCTGCCGCAAAGAGTTCTTCGGGATTGGTGGATTTTGGGTCCGGTTTTCCTTTGGAATTGGGCATGCTTATCGGAAAATCCAAAACACCGTCCTCACTCTTTACATGTCCTGACCTTCCGCCCGTATTGGTGGCCTGAGCCTCAAAAATAGTCTTCATCTTTTAACTGTTTATAGGTTCATAAAAATCGGTTCGTTCAATACAACCGATTACTGACCGAATAAGGTACCAATTTGTGAGCGGAAGTGTGGAGGAATGGATATTAAATTTTTGTGAAATGGAAATATGGAAAAAGTATCGATTTGTCGCCCCATAGAATTAAACCCGTAAAATCTTTATAAATTCGTATAAACCGACGATTCCCTTTGGCAGACGATAACAAAACACCCGAAAACACCATTTCCAAAATCAAGGCACTCCGAAAACAGGAACTTTCGGCAGATGCGTTGGCTCAAGGAATATTTGATGGAAACAAAGCCATGCTGGCCAAGGCCATCACGCTTTTGGAGAGCACCAAACCGGAACATGCAGAAAAAGCCAACGCGGTTATCGAAAAATGTCTGTCCAAGCCCAGCCAAAGCATTCGGTTGGGTATCACAGGTGTTCCCGGAGTCGGCAAAAGTTCGTTCATCGAAACCTTGGGCAAAACCTTGACCGAAAAGGGCAACAAGGTGGCCGTTTTGGCCGTCGACCCGACCAGCTCGTTGAGCAAGGGGAGCATTTTGGGCGACAAGACACGAATGGAGACCTTGGCAAAGGACCCGAATGCCTTTATCCGTCCGTCCCCTTCCGGTAGCTCTTTGGGCGGGGTGGCACAAAAAACCCGAGAAAGCATCATGCTCTGCGAGGCTGCAGGGTACAATGTGATTTTAGTGGAAACGGTCGGTGTGGGCCAAAGCGAAATTGCCGTCCACAGCATGGTCGATTTTTTTCTGCTGCTCAAATTATCGGGAGCGGGAGACGAACTGCAGGGCATCAAAAGGGGCATCATGGAGATGGCCGATGCCATTGCCATCAACAAAGCGGATGGCAGCAACAAGGAACATGCGCAATTGGCCGTAACTGAATTTTCAAGGGCCTTGCACCTATATCCTCCCAAAGCTAATGGTTGGATACCCAAAGTGAAGAAATGCTCTGCGGTAGAAAACACGGGAATCATAGAAATTTGGGAAATGGTACAACGTTTTGTGTCGCACACCAAGGAAAATGGTTTTTTTGAAAAGAACCGGCAGCAACAGAACAAAAATTGGTTCCTTCAGACCGTGGATGAATACATTAAGCAATTTTTCCATCAAAAAGAAACCTTTAAAAAGGAACAGGCCAAACTATTGACGGATATCGAATCACACAAAATCTCCCCCTTTTATGCCGCAAAACTCCTGTTGGACAAGATTACCAAGGAACTTTAAATAAAAGCGATAAATTTGCACAGATTTTATACCGAATGAGCACCGTTACCGATTCCCTGTTATCCATAGTGGTTCCTTTGTACAACGAGGAGGACAATGTGGTTCTTTTGACCCAGAAGATCAACGAAAGTCTGGAGGGGTACAACTACCAAATTGTATATGTGGATGACTTTTCCACGGACAAAACGCGCTTCAAGGTCAAGGAAATGGACGATAAAAGAGTCCACTTGATCGAACTCAAAAAAAATTATGGCCAAAGTTTGGCCCTCGCTGCCGGAATTGACTATGCCGAAGGCGAATACATTATCACCATGGATGGTGACCTGCAAAACGATCCCTCCGATATTCCGGGCATGCTGGAATATGCCATTGGTGAAGAATATGATCTGGTCACCGGAATACGTCAAAAACGGAAAGACTCCCTTGTTAAAAAAATTCCCTCCAAAATCGCCAACTTTTTGGTGCGCAGGGTAACCAAATTGGACATTAAGGACAATGGTTGCGCCCTCAAGGTATTTACCAAGGATATTGCCAAAAGCCTAAACCTTTATGGGGAAATGCACCGTTTTATTACGCTTTTGGCCCATTTGGAAGGCGCACAGATCAAACAAGTCCCCGTAAAGCACCATGCCAGGCACGCAGGAGTTTCCAAATATGGGTTGGAGCGTGTTTTTAAGGTAGTGGCCGATATGATGCTGTTGCTCTTTATTCGAAAATATTTCCAACGGCCCATTCACTTGTTCGGGATTTTCGGGGTATTGCTGGTAATCCTTGGTATTTTAATCAATGTGTACCTATTAATCGTCAAACTCGGCTTTGGACAGGATATCGGTACCCGGCCATTGCTAATTTTCGGGATGATGTTCATTGTGGGGGGAATCCAATTGTTTACTATCGGAATTGTAATGGAACTCTTGATCCGTACCTACTACGAATCCCAGCAAAAACGTCCGTATCGCATCAAAAAAATCAGCATAGGTGACGGAAAAGCTGCGTAAAAAAGGTATCACCGCGTTAAAAATTGTGATTAGCGCAGTGCTGATCTACTTTATTTTCACCAAAATAGAGCTGAAAGATGTACTGCAAACGCTAAAAAAAAGCGACCCGCTCTACTTATCCTTGGCTGTGTTGTTTTTTGTGTTGTCGAAGGTAATTTCGGCCATTCGGACCAACTTATATTTTCATCAAATTGGAGCGCCCCTTACGCAATGGAGCAATCTAAAATTATCCCTGTTGGGGATGTTCTATAACCTGTTTTTGCCAGGTGGAATTGGCGGTGATGCGTACAAAGGCTACGTCGTCCAAAGAGAATATCAACCGGGAACCAAAAAAGTGGTGTCGAGCATACTCTTAGATCGGTTGAGCGGTATGCTCCTGCTTTTTGTGTATGCCTGCTTGCTGGCCATACTATCCAAAAACGCTTTTTTTCAAAAGTTTTACGGCCTATTTATAGCTGCCTTTCCCCTGAGCATTGTGGTGTTCTGGTTCGTGAATAAGACATTTTTTACATCGATTCTACCCGTTTTTTGGAAATCTTTGGGGTTTTCGGCCATGGTACAAATGGCTCAGCTCATCAGTGTTTTGTTTATTCTGAAGGCCTTGTCCGTTAGTTTGGACACCGTCGAGTATTTGTTTGTATTTCTGATTTCTTCCATTGTATCGGTCATTCCTTTGACCATTGGAGGTATTGGAAGTCGGGAAGTCACTTTTTTATATGGTGCCAAATGGTTGGGGTTGGATGAAAGCACGTCCATTGGGGTCAGTTTTGCTTTCTTTTTGATTACCGCCCTGATTTCTCTTTTTGGAGTCATCTATCATTTTAAAAAGCCAAAACTGGAATCAGTAACTTAGTCCAAGTGCACCAAATGCATTTGGTTCAATTTTTCTTCCCTCGTGTTCGGATTCAAAAATTTGATCTGCAATCGGGTAATTCGGAATTGATCTACCGTAATCTGATCATCCCAGGCCACACCTTTTTGCTTCAGCTTCTGCAATTCATCATCCGTGGCATAGACCCAAACATCACTTTTGGAGGCAATGTCGTCCAGCGAGGTGATTTGAACCGGTTTTTTATTATAGAAATCCAACGACCATGAATAGCGTTCCGAAATCTTGTAGATCCTGTCCACTGGAATCTGTGTCTCTTCAACTATAGCGGCCATATTAGAGCCACCCTGATATTCGAGCAGTTTGGGATAAAAATGGGCATTCATAAATCCATTCAATAGTACCGAGCTCCATAAAGCAACCGTGGCAATTTTTGTATATGGTGTATCTTTTTGTAGGATGATGTAACCAACCGTACCAATGGCTATTAGCAACAGCGCATAACCGTACCAATGTTCCAATTGGAACACTAAAAAACTGATCAATACCATAAAGATGACCACCAACCCCAATATAAAATATTGGATGCCTAGAATCACCTTTGCCATTTTCTTTTGTTCCTTTTGATGCAGCATAAATAAAAATCCTGCCGACAAGATTGCGTACAGTGGCATGAGGATGTTCATGTAGTGGGGCAGTTTGAACTGTGCAAAACTGATGAGGAGGAACAAAATCGAAATTCCGCCCACGGTCAAAAATTCCAAATTCGGACGGTAAGAGAACTTGACCTTCCAAAACGCCTTGACCTTCATCCAATACCCCAATAAGGCGAGTACGGTCCACGGCAGGAACACCCACAAAAACGTATGGAAGAAAAAGAAAAAGTAGCTACTGTTCTTCCCTATCCCCTCTCCGCTCATCCGTTCGAAGCTCTGCTCCCAAAAAATAAAAAAGATACCACTGCGGTTGTCCTTTCCGCGAATCACTTTCTCGGGGTGCAAATCAAATTGATGGTAATAGGCATAAAGCATGGGCGAAATGGTCAACGCGAATACCAAAATCGCCACAACAACCTTCCAATGTAGCAATGATTGCCACTTTCGGGTATACGCCAAATGACAGAGCAGCGATATCCCGATGACCACCAAGGCTATCTGCCCTTTGGTGGAAAAGGCCATGCCTGCCCCAAAGGCACCTAGAGCGATGCTTTTTAGGGTATTTTTCTCTACATAGGTAACCAGTTGCCAAATGGAGAAAATGGCAAATCCGGTCAAAACAGCATCGGTACGTACATCGATATTGGCCAATACGATGGTTTGGGCCGTCATAAAAATCAAAGAGGCCAATCGTCCCACCTCCTTGTTATACAATAATTTTCCCAGGTGGTAGCAGCTGTAGGCACCCAATAAGGTCGACAAAATACCGGGAATACGGTATGCCCAATCGTGGATACCGAACAATTTGTACGAAAGTGCGGCCAACCAATAATGCATGTGGGGCTTATCCAGATACTCTTCGGGCCCTTTGAACAGGCTTAAAAAATCATTTTCCTGCACCATGCGCATCGCCATTACGGCAAATTGGGCCGAATCGTTTTCCATTAAGGTGACGAACATCCCAATGATGTACACCAATACAATCAGTGCCAAGTAAAACCAGTATCGCGTGGTGGATATCATACCCCTGTTTTTTGGAAAGCAAATATAGCCAACTTGGCCCATAACCACCCGAACAGTGAACCTACCAAAGCGCCAGTAAGCACATCCAACGGATAGTGCACACCAATGTAAATTCGGCTATAGGCCACCACACCGGCCCAAAGCAACAACACCCAAGAAATGTACTTTACCTTGTTCCTGAACATCACCGTAAAGAAAATAGCGGGACCAAACGAATTGGCTGCATGGGCGGAAAAATATCCAAATTGCCCGCCACAATAGCTTTTCACCAAACGCATGGCTGGACTTACTTCTGGATCGTGACAAGGCCGCAATCGACCTACGCCATATTTAAAAAAGTTGGATAGTTGGTCCGTACAGGTAATCAGCAGGGCAATGGATACCAAAACAATTCCCGTTCCCTTCCAGCCAAAGCTTCGATATGACAAATAGAGCAATAGCAGATAAAGTGGAGCGGAATTTCGGGTGGTGGTCATGAACATCCAAAAGCCGTCCCAAGTTTCGGTCCCCAATCCGTTGAGAAACAAAAACAGTTCTTTATCGTATTGCAGTAGTTGCTCCAGCATCAAGAATCGTATCTGGAGACTTCCCGATCATAAAACGCGGTAGCGGCCTCGATCAAGCTTTCCGCTTCTTCCATCAAATCGGCCTCGTCCTCCTTGGAGAACTCTTCCATCCATTCCACCTCATCATTTTCCAAATTGATAATAAAACGTGGGTATTCGGTATGGACAATAAAGATGGCATCGGGATGATCCGTATTGTCGGCCAATAAAAATTTAGGTAGTTCCATGTGCTCGTATTTTGATTCCCAATATGAAATCTAATATTTTATATTTTTTAATGCGTCATGTTGAACTTGTTTCAACATCACATATATTTTCATTTTATAATGAGACCCTGAGACAAGCTCAGGGTGCCGAAACTATTCTTCAATCAATTTCTTGGTCAAAAAGTTAAATCGAAGATACAACATTACAGCAGATGCGGTTAGCCCGGACAACAATCCAATCCAAATGCCCGCGCTTTCAAACCGGGTATACAGCCCCAAATAATAACTAATGGGAAAACCAATTAACCAGTAGGCCACAAAGGTGATAAAAGTAGGTATCTTCACATCTTGCAAACCCCGCAATGCGCCCAAAACCACGACCTGTAGGCCATCGGAAATCTGAAAGAAGGCCGCCACCAAAAGTAGCTCGGCTGCGACAATGATCACTTCGGCGTTATCGGCTTGGTTGACAATATCGTCCACGTCCAAATAAATGGTAGGGAACCAATGCCTTCCCAACAAGAAAATAGCCGCGAAGGCCACTTCCAAAATCAGGGTCAGGAAAAAAATGGATTCCGCAATTCGTTTCAATTCCTTGTGGTTGCGCAGTCCTTTTTGATTGCCCACACGGACCATGGCCGCCACACTGAGCCCCATGCCCACCATAAAAGTCATACTGCTCAGGTTCAAGGCAATTTGGTTGGCCGCTTGAGCATTTTTACCCAACACCCCACTCAACCAGATGGCCGCAGTAAAGATGGCTACCTCAAAAAACATTTGCAGGGCCGAGGGAAAACCAAGACTTATGATTTTTTTCATCACCCGATTCTCAATTTCCTTAAAATTGAAATGGGTCACATAGGATTCAAATTTCTTCTTTCGCTTCAACAGATACCAAATAAAGGCCACCATAATCACACGCGAAGCCAAGGTACCTATCGCAGCACCAACAATACCTAGTTTGGGGAATCCGAAGGAACCAAAAATGAACAAATAATTTAAGGTGATGTTCACCACATTGGCCAATATGGTCGCATACATGGGGTATTTGGTCTGGGAAAGTCCCTCCGAAAACTGTTTAAATGCTTGAAAAATAATCAGGGGCACCAACGAAAAAGCGACCAAATCCAAATAGGGTAAGGCCAATTCCACCACTTCGGGAGGTTGCTTCATGTGGTGCATCAACGGTTTGGCCAGCAAAATGAGCCCAAAAAGGGACAATCCCAACAAGGTACAGAGCACCAAACCATGTTTTAGGGCACTTTTCCCGGCAGCCCGGTCCTTGGCGCCGTCCGCTTCGGCCACCAAAGGGGTGATGGCTGTGGAAAAACCGATTCCGAGTGACATCGCAATAAAAACAAAACTGTTTCCCAAAGAAACGGCAGCCAGTTCGGCCGTTCCCAATTGCCCTACCATGATATTGTCCGCAAAGGCCACAAAAGTGTGCCCCAACATTCCCAAAATCACGGGATACGACAGTTTTAGATTATAGGCAAATTCCTTGGTGTAGTTTTGAAACACGGTGATTACTTAAAAAGGATGGCAAATATAGCTAGATTGACGGCAATTTGGGCGACTTCTTACATGGGAGGCGCCACAAATTAAAGTTTCTTCGCCTCTTCCCAGTAAACATCCATTTCTGCCAAGGTCATATCCTTCATGGATTTTCCATTTTCCTTGGCTTTCTGTTCCAGATATTGAAAGCGCTTGATGAACTTTTTATTGGTCCGTTCCAAAGCATTTTCCGGGTTGATTTTTAAAAAACGGGCGTAATTCACCATGGAAAAAAGCACATCGCCAAATTCAGATTCCATTTTATCGGCATCTTGCGTCCGCACCTCCTCTTGAAGCTCGGCCAATTCCTCTTGCAGTTTTTCAAAGACCTGTTCGGGTTTTTCCCAATCAAATCCCACTCCTGCCACCTTGTCTTGGATACGGTTGGCCTTGACCAAGGATGGCAACCCATTGGGAACACCTTCCAACACACTTTTCTTCCCCTCTTTTAGCTTGATGTTCTCCCAGTTTTGCTTGACCTCCTCTTCATTTTCTACTTTAACATCACCATAAATATGCGGATGGCGGTTGATGAGTTTTTCACAGATGCCATTGGCTACGTCGGCAATATCAAAATCCTGTGTTTCCGAACCGATTTTTGCATAAAAAACGATGTGCAGTAAAATATCGCCCAGTTCCTTCTTTACCTCTTCCAAATCATTATCGAGAATGGCATCGCCCAATTCGTAGGTCTCCTCAATGGTCAGGTGACGTAGGCTTTGCATGGTCTGCTTCCTATCCCAAGGGCACTGCTCCCGCAACTCGTCCATTATGGTCAAAAGACGGTCAAAAGCGGCCAACTGTTCCGATCTCATGTTCATGGCTTTGAATTTTGTTCAAAAGTACAAAGTCTCAAGGGTTGAGATTCCTTTCACAAGACTTACTTATGAAAAGAGCCCTACCAACTTTTCAACAAACCAGAGTTACCGAAAATTATCATTATCTTCAACGTCGTTTTAAGGCAAACCCCGGTAACATGAAACATCTTTTTATTGCGTTGCTCTTGGCCCCCTTTTTGGTTTTTGGGCAAACCGATAATCCGTTCAAGGACGAGGTAAAATCCATACAGCAAAAAAATGATTCCCTTTGGGATTCCTCTCGCCCAACCATTGTTTTTACCGGTAGTTCCAGTATCCGTTTTTGGAACGATGTCCAACAGCGGTTTCCCCAGCACCAAGTGCTCAATACGGGATTTGGAGGTTCCCAATTCTCGGATTTGGAGCTTTATTTGGATGAACTGATATTGAATTACAAGCCTGTAAAGGTCTTTATTTATGAAGGGGATAATGATATTTTCGCCAAAAAAAGGCCTCGAAAAATCCTGAAAAAGGCCGAAGCCATTCTAAATACCTTACAAGAACGAAACCCAAACATGGAAATTGTGCTGATTTCCGCCAAACCCAGTATTTCTCGCTGGAAATACCGTGGCAGGTATCGAAGATTGAACAGAAAACTGGACCGATTGGCATCCAAAACTGAAGGAATCGTTTTTGTCGATGTTTGGTACCCTATGTTGGACAACAGAAAGGTAAAGCAAGACATTTTTGTGGAGGATGGCCTGCACATGAACGAAAAAGGATATGACATCTGGTACGATGTCATCAAAAATTACATGGACTAAAACTAAACAAACGTGATTTACAGATCTATTTTGCTGTTCGTTGCAGTACTCTGCATAGCAGCTTGCCAAACCGAAAAAAGGGAAATCAACTTTCCTAAAACAGACCTAGCCAGTGCTCCGCTGATTCCAAAGCCCATTAAAACCATTTCCACGGGAAGTGCGTTTGGCTTGGATGCAGGTACTGCGATTTACACGACCACCACGGACCCCGAATTTGAAAAAGTAGGCCAGTTTTTATCCGATCAAATCAAGTCTAAAACAGGACTTGCCCTTGGGGTAAACACGCCATCCGAAGCCAACTTGGAGCGTTTGATCTACATCAACCAATCGGATAGTGTGGAATTGGACAATCCAGAGGCTTATCAACTTTATATTAAAAAAGATTCCATTTTATTGAATGCCAAGACCGCTGCGGGTGCTTTTAGAGGGGTACAAACACTTCGACAACTCATTCCCGAAAAAAGCAACGATACCCTTACGGACGGACGGATGTGGGTAATTCCCTCAGGAAAGATCATGGATGCCCCAAAATTTGGGTATCGCGGTTCCATGCTGGACGTAGCGAGACACTTTTTCACCGTGGAAGAGGTCAAAAAATATATTGATGCCCTCGCTTACTACAAGTTTAATACGCTACACCTGCACCTATCGGATGATCAAGGCTGGCGTATTGAAATCAAATCATGGCCCAAACTCACTGAGGTAGGCGGTGCCAGCGAAGTAGGTGGCGGCGAAGGTGGCTTTTACACCCAAGAGGAATACAAGGACATTGTTGCCTATGCTGCGGATAGACATATGACCATCGTTCCCGAAATCGATATGCCCGGGCACACCAATGCTGCTTCATTGAGCTATCCCTTTTTACACTATGCCGGTGCCGAGACTCCACGAGTAAGAACCGACATGAAGGTGGGTTACAGTTCGTTTGATGCCCAAAAAGATACGGTGTACAGCTTTTTGGATGATGTGATCGGCGAAATAGCTGCCATGACCCCTGGGCCCTACTTTCATATTGGAGGTGATGAAAGCCATGTGACCAAAAAAAGTGATTATATCCTTTTTGTGGAAAAAGTGGAAAAGATTGTCCAAAAACACAACAAAAGAATGATTGGATGGGATGAAATCGCCCAAGCCGATATTGACGCCAGTTCCATTGCCCAATTTTGGAACGAGCCTGAAAATGCACTTAAAGCTGCGGAAAACGGGTCCAAAATCATTATGTCGCCAGCTAAAAAGACCTATTTGGACATGAAATATGATTCCATTTCCGAATACGGTTTAAAATGGGCGGGGTACATTCCTGTTGATGTGGGTTACCAGTGGGATCCAGAAAGCTATGTGGAAGGACTTCCCGTAGAGCACATTTTGGGGATTGAAGCCCCGTTATGGTCCGAAACCATTAGTAACAGTGCCGAATTGGAGTATTTGGCCTTTCCTAGAGTGATCGGCTACGGCGAATTGGGATGGTCACCCAGCGAACATCTTAATTGGGACGACTACAAAGAACGCCTTACCGCACAGGTTCCCTATTTGGAAGCCATGGATATCAATTATTATCCAACAAAGTTGGTGGACTGGAACAAAGAATAGTGTTTATTCTTCCTCTTCGGAGGCAGACACAGTAGGTTCTTCAGCATCCTTTTCCGCTTCAACAAATTCAGTAATGTTGTTGTCGAGAAGGATGTTGTACCACTGTATAATCTTTTTGATGT is drawn from Flagellimonas sp. MMG031 and contains these coding sequences:
- a CDS encoding family 20 glycosylhydrolase — translated: MIYRSILLFVAVLCIAACQTEKREINFPKTDLASAPLIPKPIKTISTGSAFGLDAGTAIYTTTTDPEFEKVGQFLSDQIKSKTGLALGVNTPSEANLERLIYINQSDSVELDNPEAYQLYIKKDSILLNAKTAAGAFRGVQTLRQLIPEKSNDTLTDGRMWVIPSGKIMDAPKFGYRGSMLDVARHFFTVEEVKKYIDALAYYKFNTLHLHLSDDQGWRIEIKSWPKLTEVGGASEVGGGEGGFYTQEEYKDIVAYAADRHMTIVPEIDMPGHTNAASLSYPFLHYAGAETPRVRTDMKVGYSSFDAQKDTVYSFLDDVIGEIAAMTPGPYFHIGGDESHVTKKSDYILFVEKVEKIVQKHNKRMIGWDEIAQADIDASSIAQFWNEPENALKAAENGSKIIMSPAKKTYLDMKYDSISEYGLKWAGYIPVDVGYQWDPESYVEGLPVEHILGIEAPLWSETISNSAELEYLAFPRVIGYGELGWSPSEHLNWDDYKERLTAQVPYLEAMDINYYPTKLVDWNKE